One Hypnocyclicus thermotrophus DNA segment encodes these proteins:
- a CDS encoding L-serine ammonia-lyase, whose amino-acid sequence MESIKEIYKIGNGPSSSHTMGPQKAAKLFLEKNQEAKKFIVYLYGSLAATGKGHLTDWIIKKTLGEDKTEVIFKPEIVKEFHTNGMCFEAYNKENELIDNFEVYSVGGGTIVSKGEKIDEKSIYEYDKLEDIINWCEENNKELWEYVAEREDDDIFEYLEKIWNIMNEAIERGIQKGGVLPGELKYPKKASMFYKKSRMQRGRMKSTGLTFAYALAVSEENAMGGLVVTGPTCGSSGVIPAVLRSLKEEYALTVEEITKALAVGGLIGNLIKKNASISGAEVGCQGEVGSACSMAAAMTTYIMGGNNKQIDYAAEMAMEHHLGMTCDPVGGYVQVPCIERNAVAAIRAINSAEYTLFTDGSHRVSFDEVVITMKETGIDLKNEYKETSIGGLAKFKLNKKL is encoded by the coding sequence GTGGAAAGTATAAAAGAGATTTATAAAATAGGAAATGGACCGTCAAGTAGTCATACTATGGGACCACAGAAAGCAGCAAAATTATTTTTAGAAAAAAATCAAGAAGCAAAAAAATTTATAGTATATTTATATGGTAGTTTAGCAGCTACAGGAAAAGGACATTTAACAGATTGGATAATAAAGAAAACATTAGGAGAAGATAAAACAGAAGTTATTTTTAAACCAGAGATAGTAAAAGAATTTCATACAAATGGAATGTGTTTTGAAGCGTATAATAAAGAAAATGAATTAATTGATAACTTTGAAGTATATAGTGTAGGTGGAGGCACAATAGTATCAAAAGGTGAAAAAATAGATGAGAAATCTATTTATGAATACGATAAATTAGAAGATATTATTAATTGGTGTGAAGAAAATAATAAAGAATTATGGGAATATGTAGCTGAAAGAGAAGATGATGATATATTTGAATATCTTGAAAAAATATGGAATATAATGAATGAAGCAATTGAGAGAGGAATACAAAAAGGAGGAGTACTTCCAGGAGAATTAAAATATCCTAAAAAAGCATCGATGTTTTATAAAAAATCAAGAATGCAAAGAGGTAGAATGAAATCGACAGGACTTACATTTGCATACGCTCTTGCTGTGTCAGAAGAAAATGCAATGGGAGGACTAGTTGTAACGGGCCCAACATGTGGTTCATCTGGAGTTATACCAGCAGTACTTCGTTCATTAAAAGAAGAGTATGCTCTTACCGTTGAAGAAATAACAAAAGCATTAGCAGTAGGTGGACTTATAGGAAATCTTATTAAAAAAAATGCATCTATATCTGGAGCAGAAGTAGGATGTCAAGGAGAAGTAGGATCTGCATGCTCTATGGCAGCAGCAATGACAACGTATATTATGGGAGGAAATAATAAACAAATTGATTATGCAGCAGAAATGGCAATGGAACATCATTTAGGAATGACGTGTGATCCAGTAGGTGGTTATGTTCAAGTACCATGTATAGAAAGAAACGCTGTAGCAGCAATTAGAGCTATAAATTCAGCAGAGTATACATTATTTACTGATGGAAGCCATAGAGTAAGCTTTGATGAAGTGGTAATAACAATGAAAGAAACGGGAATAGATTTGAAAAATGAATATAAAGAAACATCTATAGGTGGACTTGCAAAATTTAAATTAAATAAAAAATTGTAA
- the msrA gene encoding peptide-methionine (S)-S-oxide reductase MsrA has product MEIAYFAGGCFWGIEYEFQRIKGVIDTEVGFMGGHVKNPTYKEVYTDNTGHAETVKVIYDENIVTYRELLEEFFKMHDPTSLNKQGKDNGTRYRSEIFYTNENQKKEANEFIRYIEDIKLYSKKIVTKISKANDFYPAEEYHQNYKVKIYKKKRFLHRTFRITVILITFFLLVFIKLYLS; this is encoded by the coding sequence ATGGAGATAGCATATTTTGCAGGAGGATGTTTTTGGGGAATAGAATATGAATTTCAACGAATAAAAGGAGTAATAGACACTGAGGTAGGTTTTATGGGAGGGCATGTAAAAAATCCTACTTATAAAGAAGTATATACAGATAATACAGGACATGCAGAGACAGTAAAAGTTATCTATGATGAAAATATAGTAACTTATAGGGAATTATTAGAAGAATTTTTTAAAATGCATGATCCAACGAGTTTAAATAAGCAAGGAAAAGATAATGGTACTAGGTATAGAAGCGAGATCTTTTATACTAACGAAAATCAAAAAAAAGAAGCTAACGAGTTTATCAGGTATATAGAAGATATAAAATTATATTCTAAAAAAATAGTAACAAAAATATCAAAAGCGAATGACTTTTATCCTGCAGAAGAATATCATCAAAATTATAAAGTGAAAATATATAAGAAAAAACGATTTTTACATAGAACTTTTAGAATAACAGTAATTTTGATTACTTTTTTCTTACTTGTTTTTATTAAATTATATCTAAGTTAA
- the pheT gene encoding phenylalanine--tRNA ligase subunit beta has protein sequence MLISLKWLKDYIEIKENINELEHALTMIGQEVEAIEEQGKNLENVVVGQIIEYGKHPDSDKLTLLKVDTGDEVVQIICGATNHKNLDKVAVAKIGAILPGDFKIKKTKIRGVESHGMLCSEKELGIGESHEGIMILSEDAKIGTPLKDYLELDDVVFELEITPNRPDCLSHLGIAREIAAYYNRKVKYPTANFTTLSENIDSNLKVTIDDKEGCKRYVARIIKNVEIKESPKWLQTKLKAIGIKPINNVVDITNYVMMEYNQPIHAFDYNKINNGEIIVRKANEGEKIITLDGEERNLSQKDIVIADNQKAIAIAGVMGAKNSEIDENTKNVVIEVAYFNPVLIRQTSKRLVLSTDASYRFERGVDIENATVVANRVASLISEIANGDVVEGVIDKYFEKYQEKEVTLNIERLNKFVGKEISIEDIGKIFIGLNFQIVESRDNIITIIPPSYRGDITREADLFEEIIRMYGFENIEDKLPNETVKSGTVYKETEAIDRAKNYLVSSGLQEVINYSFIPEEIISFMGFDINNCVKLKNPIVEDFAIMRPTLIYSLLLNIRDNLNRNINDLKIFEIAKTFEKDEKLAIEIPKIAIALAGSKDRNIWDIKPKSYDFYDIKAYVESILESFGMKSYQLIRSNNSMYHPGRSADIMVGRDLVGTFGEIHPDFAEKMDIKRERAYVGELDLEKILKYGKDKIKYEGIVKYPAVQRDLAIVVDNSVLVGNMLKDIEKSSNLIEKVELFDVYEGEKIETGKKSVAINIVLRDKKGTLEEDTINKTIEKILGIVKKKHNGELRSK, from the coding sequence ATGCTAATTTCTTTAAAATGGTTAAAAGATTATATAGAAATAAAAGAAAATATAAATGAATTAGAACACGCTCTGACTATGATAGGTCAAGAAGTAGAAGCTATTGAAGAACAAGGAAAAAATTTAGAAAATGTTGTAGTAGGTCAAATTATAGAGTATGGAAAACATCCTGATTCTGATAAACTAACTTTATTAAAAGTAGATACAGGAGATGAAGTAGTACAAATTATTTGTGGAGCGACAAATCATAAAAATTTAGATAAAGTAGCAGTAGCTAAAATAGGCGCTATACTTCCAGGAGATTTTAAAATCAAAAAAACTAAAATTAGAGGAGTAGAATCGCATGGAATGCTTTGTTCTGAAAAAGAGCTCGGAATAGGAGAGTCTCATGAAGGAATTATGATTTTATCAGAAGATGCAAAAATTGGTACTCCGTTAAAAGATTATTTAGAATTAGATGATGTAGTGTTTGAATTAGAAATTACACCAAATAGACCAGATTGTTTATCTCATTTAGGAATAGCAAGAGAGATAGCAGCTTATTATAATAGAAAAGTAAAATATCCTACAGCGAATTTTACAACTTTATCAGAAAATATAGATAGTAATTTAAAAGTTACTATAGATGATAAAGAAGGATGTAAAAGATATGTAGCTAGAATTATAAAAAATGTAGAAATAAAAGAGTCACCAAAATGGTTACAAACAAAATTAAAAGCAATAGGAATTAAGCCTATAAATAATGTTGTAGATATAACAAATTATGTAATGATGGAATATAATCAACCAATACATGCATTTGATTATAATAAAATAAATAATGGAGAAATTATTGTAAGAAAAGCAAATGAAGGAGAAAAAATAATAACTCTTGATGGAGAAGAAAGAAATCTAAGTCAAAAAGATATTGTAATAGCAGATAATCAAAAAGCTATAGCAATAGCGGGAGTAATGGGAGCAAAAAATAGTGAAATTGATGAAAATACAAAAAATGTAGTAATTGAAGTAGCTTATTTTAATCCTGTATTAATTAGACAAACATCAAAAAGATTAGTTCTTTCTACAGATGCATCTTATAGATTTGAAAGAGGAGTAGATATAGAAAATGCTACAGTAGTAGCAAATAGAGTAGCATCATTAATATCTGAAATAGCAAATGGAGATGTAGTAGAAGGTGTTATTGATAAATATTTCGAAAAATATCAAGAAAAAGAAGTAACATTAAATATAGAGAGATTAAATAAATTTGTAGGAAAAGAAATAAGTATAGAAGATATAGGTAAAATATTTATTGGACTTAATTTTCAAATTGTTGAAAGTAGAGATAATATAATAACAATCATTCCACCTTCATATAGAGGAGACATTACAAGAGAAGCAGATTTATTTGAAGAAATTATAAGAATGTATGGGTTTGAAAATATAGAAGATAAATTACCTAATGAAACTGTAAAAAGTGGAACTGTTTATAAAGAAACAGAAGCTATAGATAGAGCTAAAAATTATTTAGTAAGTTCAGGACTACAAGAAGTAATTAATTATAGTTTTATTCCAGAAGAAATAATTAGTTTTATGGGATTTGATATAAATAATTGTGTGAAATTAAAAAATCCTATTGTAGAAGATTTTGCTATAATGAGACCGACTTTAATTTATTCCTTACTTTTAAATATTAGAGATAATCTTAATAGAAATATTAATGATTTAAAAATATTTGAAATAGCTAAAACATTTGAAAAAGATGAGAAATTAGCAATTGAAATACCTAAAATAGCAATAGCTCTTGCAGGATCTAAAGATAGAAATATATGGGATATAAAACCAAAATCTTATGATTTTTATGATATAAAAGCCTATGTAGAATCAATACTTGAAAGTTTTGGAATGAAATCTTATCAATTAATAAGAAGTAATAACTCGATGTATCACCCAGGAAGAAGTGCAGATATTATGGTAGGAAGAGATTTAGTTGGTACATTTGGAGAAATACATCCTGATTTTGCTGAAAAAATGGATATAAAAAGAGAGAGAGCCTATGTAGGAGAGCTAGATCTTGAAAAAATATTAAAGTATGGTAAAGATAAAATAAAATATGAAGGTATAGTAAAATATCCAGCAGTACAAAGAGATTTGGCAATTGTAGTAGATAATAGTGTATTAGTAGGAAATATGTTAAAAGATATAGAAAAATCATCAAATTTAATTGAAAAAGTAGAACTTTTCGATGTATATGAAGGTGAAAAAATAGAAACTGGTAAAAAATCAGTAGCAATAAATATTGTACTTAGAGATAAAAAAGGAACTTTAGAAGAAGATACAATAAATAAAACTATAGAAAAAATATTAGGAATTGTTAAGAAAAAACATAATGGAGAATTAAGAAGTAAATAA
- the pheS gene encoding phenylalanine--tRNA ligase subunit alpha, which yields MKDKLLELRKEAEELIKKVESSKELDDIRVQLLGKKGKITDIMKGMKSLSNDERPVIGKLVNEIKSDITKLLEVRLKELSEKEKLERIENEFIDITLPSRKIGKGGYHPVTETQNLLKRIFTEMGFDIADGPEVEDTYYNFDALNIPETHSSRDLQDTFYIADDVVLRTHTSPVQIRYMKEHKPPFRMIATGRVYRSDYDVSHTPMFHQIEGLMIGENISFANLKAILTEFVKKVFGDTNVRFRPHFFPFTEPSAEMDVECVICKGKGCRLCKHTGWLEIMGCGMVDPEVLKEGGYDPKEVSGFAFGMGIERIAMLRHGIDDLRAFYDNDMRFLKQFKK from the coding sequence ATGAAAGATAAGCTATTAGAATTAAGAAAAGAAGCAGAAGAGCTTATAAAAAAAGTAGAATCAAGTAAAGAACTTGATGATATTAGAGTACAGCTTTTAGGGAAAAAAGGAAAAATAACAGACATAATGAAAGGGATGAAATCATTATCTAATGATGAAAGACCTGTTATTGGTAAACTTGTAAATGAGATAAAATCAGATATAACAAAATTATTAGAAGTAAGATTAAAAGAATTATCAGAAAAAGAAAAATTAGAAAGAATAGAAAATGAGTTTATTGATATAACATTACCTAGTAGAAAAATAGGAAAAGGTGGATATCATCCTGTAACAGAAACACAAAACTTATTAAAAAGAATATTTACAGAAATGGGATTTGATATAGCTGATGGACCAGAAGTTGAAGATACATATTATAACTTTGATGCATTAAATATTCCTGAAACTCATTCATCAAGAGACTTACAAGATACATTTTATATAGCTGATGATGTAGTACTTAGAACACATACATCACCAGTACAAATTAGATATATGAAAGAGCATAAACCACCATTTAGAATGATAGCAACAGGTAGAGTATATAGATCAGATTATGATGTATCTCATACTCCTATGTTTCATCAGATAGAAGGATTAATGATAGGAGAAAATATATCATTTGCAAATTTAAAAGCTATACTTACAGAATTTGTAAAAAAAGTATTTGGAGATACTAATGTAAGATTTAGACCACATTTTTTTCCATTTACAGAACCATCAGCAGAGATGGATGTAGAGTGTGTAATATGTAAAGGTAAAGGATGTAGACTTTGTAAGCATACAGGATGGCTTGAAATAATGGGATGTGGAATGGTAGATCCTGAAGTGCTAAAAGAGGGCGGATATGATCCCAAGGAAGTATCTGGATTTGCATTTGGTATGGGAATAGAAAGAATAGCAATGCTTAGACATGGAATAGATGACCTTAGAGCATTTTATGATAATGATATGAGATTTTTAAAACAGTTTAAAAAATAA
- a CDS encoding YfcE family phosphodiesterase encodes MKILILSDSHSHFENIYSIYNKENPDKVIFAGDYAKDGKELSFAVDREEDFYIVKGNCDFFDFHTKEIIEIELLNKKFLITHGHLFAVKKNYDIIQKESENKGYDIVIFGHTHRAYYEKLKDIHYFNPGAAINGEYGILLLEDEKIEFIHKKL; translated from the coding sequence ATGAAAATATTAATACTTAGTGATAGTCATTCACATTTTGAAAATATATATAGTATTTATAATAAAGAAAATCCAGATAAAGTTATTTTTGCTGGTGATTATGCTAAAGATGGAAAAGAATTAAGTTTTGCAGTAGATAGAGAAGAAGATTTTTATATAGTAAAAGGTAACTGTGATTTTTTTGATTTTCATACAAAAGAAATTATAGAAATAGAACTATTAAATAAAAAATTCCTTATAACTCATGGACATCTTTTTGCAGTAAAGAAAAATTATGATATAATACAAAAAGAATCTGAAAATAAAGGATACGATATAGTGATATTTGGTCATACACATAGAGCTTATTATGAAAAGTTAAAGGATATTCATTATTTTAATCCAGGTGCAGCAATAAATGGAGAATATGGAATACTTTTATTAGAAGATGAAAAAATAGAATTTATACATAAAAAATTATAA
- a CDS encoding alpha-amylase family glycosyl hydrolase, which produces MYKKLGATLDRNGVFFYLWSPDIKRCKVYIYDKNDSNKELNSFYMNKNGEYWEFYLENSKMKVSTFDGYFYQYEIELQNGEKRRGLDPYAKSMAGFNPHLEDKIGKAAIIDMESEKAGEKDRSIGMNNLKNSLELIAYEVHVRDFTINTNVEGKGTFLGFANYTEGIEHLKKLGITHVQFLPIQNYYTVNEGDRDFRDRGGKYYNWGYDPHNYFTLEGWLSTDEKDPYTRIREFRYLVKKLHENGIGVIIDVVYNHTYGYDIFENIAPGKYYRYDKEKNISLKSGAGPSLETRNEMVRKLIIDSLKFFVDEYGVDGFRFDLMGFIDTKTIREIRRALGDNIILHGEAWNFTDLDVKEAPIKGFPEYYPLGIDLAMFNDTTRDAYAGRMENKGFVQGDYSLASICRTGIIANLIYFDNGGKDVDINKDIYNRFAHSPNEVLQYLSIHDGFTLWDKINLSFKGSKEEKIKILKQASVMLFTSQGKIIIHGGVEIARTKPLAKDDPESNRAHTSENIIEIEDTLGIKHFHENTYASSDFVNMYRWNRKNDKDFKKVYEYYCGLIKMKRAIKGFRYQYTENIQKAVRFIDKDMSIDNNKYIAFIINNTLEKDNIDETNFKYLLVVHNVKKDELIIKNMFIDKNTKIILDGEKAGIEHIENSKVIVKDGEVRIPAHTSVVLAK; this is translated from the coding sequence ATGTATAAGAAATTAGGAGCTACATTAGATAGAAATGGAGTATTTTTTTATTTATGGTCACCAGATATAAAAAGGTGTAAAGTTTATATTTATGATAAAAATGATTCAAATAAAGAGTTAAATAGCTTTTATATGAATAAAAATGGAGAGTATTGGGAATTTTATTTAGAAAATAGCAAAATGAAAGTTTCTACTTTTGATGGATATTTTTATCAATATGAGATAGAACTTCAAAATGGAGAAAAAAGAAGAGGACTTGATCCATATGCTAAATCAATGGCAGGATTTAATCCTCATTTAGAGGATAAAATAGGTAAAGCAGCAATAATAGATATGGAGAGTGAAAAAGCAGGTGAAAAAGACAGAAGTATAGGGATGAATAATCTAAAAAATAGTTTAGAACTTATAGCTTACGAAGTACATGTAAGAGATTTTACTATTAATACTAATGTAGAAGGAAAAGGAACTTTTTTAGGATTTGCAAACTATACAGAAGGAATAGAACATTTAAAGAAATTAGGTATTACACATGTTCAATTTTTGCCTATTCAAAATTATTATACTGTAAATGAAGGAGATAGAGATTTTAGAGATAGAGGAGGAAAATACTATAATTGGGGATATGATCCGCATAATTATTTTACATTAGAGGGATGGTTATCAACTGATGAAAAAGATCCATATACTAGGATAAGAGAATTTAGATATTTAGTAAAAAAATTACATGAAAATGGAATAGGTGTGATAATAGATGTAGTATATAATCATACTTACGGTTATGATATATTTGAAAATATAGCACCAGGAAAATATTATAGATATGATAAAGAAAAAAATATATCATTAAAATCAGGAGCAGGACCATCGCTTGAAACAAGAAATGAAATGGTAAGAAAATTAATTATTGATTCACTAAAATTTTTTGTAGATGAATATGGTGTAGATGGATTTAGATTTGATTTAATGGGATTTATTGATACTAAAACAATAAGAGAAATAAGAAGAGCGTTAGGAGATAATATTATATTACACGGAGAAGCATGGAATTTTACGGACTTAGATGTAAAAGAAGCACCAATAAAAGGTTTTCCAGAATATTACCCTCTTGGGATAGATTTAGCAATGTTTAATGATACAACAAGAGATGCTTATGCAGGAAGAATGGAAAATAAAGGCTTTGTTCAAGGAGATTATTCTCTCGCCTCTATATGTAGAACAGGGATAATAGCAAATTTGATTTATTTTGATAATGGCGGTAAGGATGTAGATATTAATAAAGATATTTACAATAGATTTGCACATTCTCCAAATGAAGTATTGCAATATTTATCTATTCATGATGGTTTTACTTTATGGGATAAGATAAATCTATCATTTAAAGGCAGTAAAGAAGAAAAAATAAAAATATTAAAGCAAGCAAGTGTGATGTTATTTACATCTCAAGGAAAGATTATTATACATGGAGGAGTAGAAATAGCTCGAACAAAACCACTTGCAAAAGATGACCCAGAATCAAATAGAGCCCATACTTCAGAAAATATTATTGAAATAGAAGATACTTTAGGAATAAAACATTTTCATGAAAATACATATGCTTCATCAGATTTTGTAAATATGTATAGATGGAATAGAAAAAATGATAAAGATTTTAAAAAAGTATATGAGTATTATTGTGGACTTATAAAAATGAAAAGAGCTATAAAAGGATTTAGATATCAATATACAGAAAATATTCAAAAAGCAGTGAGATTTATTGACAAAGATATGTCTATAGACAATAATAAATATATTGCATTTATTATTAATAATACTTTAGAAAAAGATAATATTGATGAAACTAATTTTAAATATCTATTGGTTGTTCATAATGTAAAAAAAGATGAATTAATTATAAAAAATATGTTTATAGACAAAAATACAAAAATTATATTAGATGGAGAAAAAGCGGGTATAGAGCATATAGAAAATAGTAAAGTAATTGTTAAAGATGGTGAAGTGAGAATACCAGCACATACATCAGTAGTTCTTGCAAAATAG
- a CDS encoding LacI family DNA-binding transcriptional regulator, translating to MKKITIKDIAKLAGVSPSTVSNVINGVSKCSTDTRDNILALIEELNYKPNITAKSLVTKRSKLIGFVFKQDNENSFLQNLLYGIQSGIKNFPEYDIITTNINNSYNLEEWITKRNLDGIIFLGMFSSNLISKIQRLNIPILLIDNYFEQIPNINYVYSEDTLGGYLATEHLIKKKCKHIALATGSLKENELFFRRYLGYKSALEDYGIKLDGNLIFESKHIDFNSGKILGELITQNKNIDGIVSLADILAIGIIKRLNKEYNKIPDDILIIGFDNIPGCEYTTPQLSTIDQGIYEKGYKSINILINKIENNNKDSIEVQIPIKIIERESTKK from the coding sequence TTGAAAAAAATTACAATTAAAGATATTGCTAAATTAGCTGGAGTATCTCCTTCTACTGTTTCTAATGTTATTAATGGAGTTAGTAAATGTTCTACAGATACTCGAGATAATATTTTAGCTTTAATCGAAGAATTAAACTATAAACCAAATATTACTGCAAAATCTTTAGTGACAAAACGTTCAAAACTTATTGGTTTTGTGTTTAAGCAAGATAATGAAAATTCATTTTTACAAAATCTTTTGTATGGAATACAAAGTGGAATTAAAAATTTTCCAGAATATGATATTATTACTACAAATATAAATAATAGTTATAATTTAGAAGAATGGATAACAAAACGAAATCTAGATGGTATTATATTTTTAGGAATGTTTTCTAGTAATTTAATATCAAAAATTCAAAGATTAAATATTCCAATTCTTCTTATTGATAATTATTTTGAACAAATACCTAATATAAATTATGTCTATTCTGAAGATACACTTGGTGGTTATTTAGCTACAGAACATTTAATTAAAAAAAAATGTAAACATATAGCTCTTGCTACAGGTTCTTTAAAAGAAAATGAACTCTTTTTTAGAAGATATCTTGGTTATAAAAGTGCTTTAGAAGACTATGGTATAAAATTAGATGGAAATTTAATATTTGAAAGTAAACATATTGATTTTAATTCTGGAAAAATATTAGGTGAGCTAATAACTCAAAATAAAAATATCGATGGCATCGTTTCTTTAGCAGATATTTTAGCAATTGGTATAATAAAAAGACTCAATAAAGAATATAATAAAATACCAGATGATATTTTAATAATTGGATTTGATAATATCCCTGGTTGTGAATACACTACACCACAACTTTCTACTATAGATCAAGGAATATATGAAAAAGGTTATAAATCAATAAATATATTAATAAATAAAATAGAAAATAATAATAAAGATTCAATAGAAGTACAAATCCCAATCAAAATTATTGAGAGGGAAAGTACGAAAAAATAA
- a CDS encoding ABC transporter ATP-binding protein encodes MAGVILKKVEKTYPNGFKAVHGIDLEIKDGEFMVFVGPSGCAKSTTLRMIAGLEEITGGEIWIGDKLVNDLPPKDRGIAMVFQNYALYPHMNVYDNMAFGLKLAKVPKDEIDKRVKEAAEMLELTDLLDRKPKEMSGGQRQRVAVGRAIVRYPEVFLFDEPLSNLDAKLRVHMRVQITQLHHQLKEMGKTATMIYVTHDQVEAMTMGDRICVLEFGRIKQVDTPLNLYNKPKNKFVAGFIGSPAMNLLEATLTEKDGKIYVDVAGTEFLLPKEKAEKVKSHVGKKVWFGIRPENILNKITNPNETANYAKGKISVVEQMGNEVFSYFSINGVQYTSRIPSDKSGEIGNGIEYDYWFEMDRCHIFDYESEENISL; translated from the coding sequence TTGGCTGGAGTAATTTTAAAAAAAGTTGAAAAAACATATCCTAATGGTTTTAAAGCTGTTCATGGAATTGATTTAGAAATTAAAGATGGAGAATTTATGGTATTTGTTGGTCCATCTGGATGTGCAAAATCTACTACACTTAGAATGATTGCTGGATTAGAAGAAATAACTGGAGGAGAAATTTGGATAGGAGATAAATTAGTAAATGATTTACCTCCAAAAGATAGAGGAATAGCAATGGTTTTCCAAAACTATGCATTATATCCACATATGAATGTATATGATAACATGGCGTTTGGATTAAAACTTGCTAAAGTTCCTAAAGATGAAATAGATAAAAGAGTTAAAGAAGCAGCTGAAATGCTTGAGTTAACTGATTTATTAGATAGAAAACCAAAAGAAATGTCTGGAGGACAAAGACAAAGGGTTGCAGTTGGAAGAGCTATTGTTAGATATCCGGAAGTATTCTTATTTGATGAACCATTATCAAACCTTGATGCAAAATTAAGAGTACATATGAGAGTTCAAATTACTCAATTACATCATCAATTAAAAGAAATGGGAAAAACTGCTACAATGATTTATGTAACACATGATCAAGTAGAAGCTATGACAATGGGAGATAGAATATGTGTTCTTGAATTTGGTAGAATTAAACAAGTTGATACTCCATTAAATCTTTATAATAAACCAAAAAATAAATTTGTTGCTGGATTTATCGGATCACCTGCAATGAATTTATTAGAAGCTACTTTAACTGAAAAAGATGGAAAAATATATGTAGATGTTGCTGGTACAGAATTCTTATTACCTAAAGAAAAAGCTGAAAAAGTAAAATCACATGTTGGTAAAAAAGTATGGTTTGGTATTAGACCTGAAAATATCTTAAATAAAATTACTAATCCTAATGAAACAGCTAACTATGCTAAAGGAAAAATATCTGTTGTTGAACAAATGGGTAATGAAGTATTCTCTTATTTTTCAATTAATGGTGTTCAATATACTTCAAGAATTCCTTCTGATAAATCAGGAGAAATTGGTAATGGTATAGAATACGATTATTGGTTTGAAATGGATAGATGTCATATATTTGACTATGAATCAGAAGAAAATATCAGTTTATAA
- the gmhB gene encoding D-glycero-beta-D-manno-heptose 1,7-bisphosphate 7-phosphatase: MKKCIFIDRDGTINIEKNYLHKIEEFEFIKNSEKAIKIFKELGYLVIVITNQSGIARGYYSENDVKILHEYINKILKERYDIEIDDFYYCPHHIKGEIKEYAIECKCRKPEPELFIKAKEKYNIDFLNSYMIGDKLSDLEGAIKLGIEPVFVRTGHGKIEEEKIYFNVKKYNDIYVFAKELKNKLNK, from the coding sequence ATGAAAAAGTGCATATTTATTGATAGAGATGGGACTATCAATATTGAAAAGAATTATTTACATAAAATAGAAGAATTTGAATTTATTAAAAATAGTGAAAAAGCAATTAAAATATTTAAAGAACTAGGATATTTAGTTATTGTTATTACTAATCAATCGGGAATAGCAAGAGGATATTATAGTGAAAATGATGTAAAAATATTACATGAGTATATAAATAAGATATTAAAAGAAAGATATGATATAGAAATAGATGATTTTTATTATTGTCCACATCATATTAAAGGAGAAATTAAAGAATATGCTATAGAGTGTAAGTGTAGAAAACCAGAACCAGAGTTATTTATAAAAGCTAAAGAAAAATATAATATAGATTTTTTAAATTCATATATGATAGGAGATAAACTTAGCGATTTAGAGGGAGCGATTAAATTAGGAATTGAACCTGTATTTGTTAGAACTGGCCATGGAAAAATAGAAGAAGAAAAAATTTACTTCAATGTAAAAAAATACAATGACATATATGTATTTGCAAAAGAATTAAAAAATAAACTGAATAAATAA